GAGCGCAGCCGCTACAACGGCCCCTTCCTGCCCGGCTTCCGCGCGTGGAACCCTGCTTACCGCCCTGCGGACGTGGGTTTGAAATATGTTGACCACATGGTAGGCAATGTAGGCTGGAACGAAATGAACAAATGGGTTGATTTTTATGCTCGCGTAATGGGGTTTTCGCAACTGGTGTCTTTTGACGACAAGGACATTTCTACGGAATACACCGCGCTGATGAGCAAGGTGATGAGCAACGGCAATGGCCGCATCAAATTCCCGATTAATGAACCTGCGGAAGGAAAGAAAAAATCACAGGTAGAAGAATACTTGGATTTTTACGGCGGAGCGGGCGTACAACACATAGCCGTAGCAACCGATAACATTATTGAAACGGTTACACAGTTGCGCAACCGCGGCGTTGAGTTCCTGCGCGTACCGGCCACTTACTACGACACTGTTTTGGAGCGTGTGGGCGAAATAGACGAAGACCTGCTGCCATTGAAAGAGTTGGGTATTCTGATTGACCGCGACGAAGAGGGCTACTTGTTGCAGATTTTCACCCGTCCGGTAGAGCCGCGCCCCACCATGTTTTTTGAAATTATTCAGCGCAAAGGGGCTAAATCGTTCGGCAAAGGCAATTTCAAAGCCTTGTTTGAGGCCATCGAGCGCGAGCAGATGCTCCGCGGAACGCTGTAAGGAACTTCTTAGAAGTGATTGCTGTATGATTTGAAGCACCGGCAGGCATTTGCCTGTCGGTGTTTTTTATCGGTCAAAATTCTGAATAGCTACGAGTTATATTTCCAGTGGTTGAGTTTACAGCAGGCTTTTGCAGAGCAAGTATTTCGGGCAGATGGATGACATGTTTTTACGCTGACTTATTTGCAGGATTCGGATTTGAAGCGGAATAAAGCATTTGACCATAAAATCTGCTAACGTCCGTGTGCCGATTGATGTGCTTAAATTTGTTCATTTACTTACATCCGAAATCCCCAATCCGAAATCCGAAATTTTAATCAATGCCCGTACTTAGCCTTTACGGCCTCCAATGAATAAGGGAGGTAGGCATCCACGTTCTGTCCGTAGCGGTAGATATCGCGCACGATGGTAGAGCTGATATAAGCCAGATGCGGCGAAGTGATGAGCAATACGGTTTCCAAACCTGCTACCACCTGCTTATTGACTTGTGCAATGGAGTTTTCATACTCAAAGTCGGTGGTGTTGCGCAATCCGCGGAGGAGAAACTGTGCGCCTTTTTGCCGGGCAAACAGGGCAGTAAGCCCCTGAAAGGTTTCCACTGACACATTCGGCGTATCAGCGAAAGTTTCGCGGATGCAATCCATCATCAGTTCTAAGGGGAAAAAGCGTTGCTTTTGGCTGTTATGGCCAATACCAATGATGATGTGGTCAAAAAAGTG
This window of the Rhodoflexus caldus genome carries:
- the coaD gene encoding pantetheine-phosphate adenylyltransferase, with the translated sequence MSARIAIFPGSFDPFTRGHEDIVRRGSHFFDHIIIGIGHNSQKQRFFPLELMMDCIRETFADTPNVSVETFQGLTALFARQKGAQFLLRGLRNTTDFEYENSIAQVNKQVVAGLETVLLITSPHLAYISSTIVRDIYRYGQNVDAYLPYSLEAVKAKYGH
- the hppD gene encoding 4-hydroxyphenylpyruvate dioxygenase, with amino-acid sequence MKTLEMQAPGVAETTDFLPINGTDYVELYVGNCKQAAHYYQSAFGFQPLAYAGLETGLKDRESYVLQQGKIRLVLTSPLKGGTEIGRHIDLHGDGVKVVALWVDDAVSAFNETVSRGAKPYMEPVTEEDEFGKVVRSGIYTYGETVHIFVERSRYNGPFLPGFRAWNPAYRPADVGLKYVDHMVGNVGWNEMNKWVDFYARVMGFSQLVSFDDKDISTEYTALMSKVMSNGNGRIKFPINEPAEGKKKSQVEEYLDFYGGAGVQHIAVATDNIIETVTQLRNRGVEFLRVPATYYDTVLERVGEIDEDLLPLKELGILIDRDEEGYLLQIFTRPVEPRPTMFFEIIQRKGAKSFGKGNFKALFEAIEREQMLRGTL